From a region of the Effusibacillus pohliae DSM 22757 genome:
- the pheT gene encoding phenylalanine--tRNA ligase subunit beta: protein MKISYNWLQEYIDLGPDMTPEKLADLLTNHGIPVEVIEQLNKGIENVVVGHVLQTEPHPNADRLKVCTVDAGGPEKLQIVCGAPNVKPGQKVPCAVVGAELPGGVKIKRAKLRGVESQGMLCSAGELGMDIRLLPKEQTEGLYILPDDTPVGESILRVLGLDDVVLELELTPNRADCLNYRGVAYEVAAILGKQPKFAWTEQAAETGNPAVSPSSDSQAGPPLVRVRIESANCARYAAQVVRGVKIAPSPLWLQMRLLTAGVRPINNIVDVTNYVMLEYGQPLHAFDLAEITESTIVVRQAEEQETIVTLDGQQRTLDSSMLVIADAKRAIGIAGVMGGENSEVRGSTTDIVLEAASFDAGSVRQTGKKLGLRSEAQMRFEKGIDPTVLRPALQRAACLITELSGGELAGPPVEVVQQPAEELEIQLRVSRTNQILGTDLTVDQIGAILTRLGFATVTVDADTFRVTVPTRRPDITREIDLIEEVARLHGYDKIDTTMPEGVLSQGGLSKQQRLRRTIRELLTGMGLLEVLTYSFTNPTWLEPLGLEESSPLRQQLPLALPMSDERKVLRTTLLPSLAEVVQYNLNRKNLDMALFEIGKVFFAKDLPVTELPSEDVKVAAIFTGAFGGLAIGEKPRKVDFYTVKGIVEALLANLGIKQVRYQPAAVPGMHPGRTASVEAGGVTLGFLGALHPEVTEAWDLKETYYFELNLAALEEAAEDKILFRALPRFPAIERDIAVVVPLDVPAGSLELAIREAAGELLEEVRLFDVYQGEQVETGKKSVAFSLVYRAEDRTLTDEEVQARHNRVIEALEKGFQAELRS from the coding sequence ATGAAGATTTCATACAACTGGTTGCAAGAGTATATCGATCTGGGACCGGACATGACACCGGAAAAGTTGGCCGATCTGTTGACAAACCACGGCATCCCGGTGGAAGTGATCGAGCAGTTGAACAAGGGGATCGAGAATGTTGTGGTCGGCCACGTGCTGCAGACGGAACCGCATCCGAATGCGGACCGGTTGAAAGTCTGCACGGTCGATGCGGGAGGCCCCGAGAAGCTGCAGATCGTGTGCGGAGCGCCGAACGTAAAGCCTGGGCAAAAAGTGCCCTGTGCCGTGGTGGGAGCGGAACTGCCCGGCGGCGTCAAAATCAAACGGGCGAAACTGCGCGGCGTCGAGTCGCAGGGGATGCTCTGTTCCGCCGGCGAATTGGGAATGGACATCCGACTGCTGCCGAAAGAGCAAACGGAAGGCTTGTACATTCTGCCGGACGATACGCCGGTCGGGGAGTCGATTTTGCGCGTCCTCGGGCTGGATGACGTCGTATTGGAACTGGAGCTGACCCCGAACCGGGCCGACTGTTTGAATTATCGGGGTGTCGCCTACGAAGTGGCGGCGATTCTCGGCAAACAACCGAAATTTGCCTGGACGGAACAGGCCGCGGAGACTGGCAATCCGGCTGTTTCGCCCTCAAGTGATAGCCAGGCCGGCCCGCCGCTGGTCCGGGTGCGCATCGAATCTGCCAACTGCGCGCGCTATGCGGCGCAAGTGGTAAGGGGAGTCAAAATCGCCCCGTCCCCGCTCTGGCTGCAGATGCGGCTGCTGACAGCAGGCGTTCGGCCGATCAATAACATCGTGGACGTGACCAACTATGTGATGTTGGAATACGGTCAGCCGCTGCACGCGTTTGATCTGGCCGAAATCACCGAATCGACGATCGTCGTCCGCCAGGCGGAAGAGCAGGAAACGATTGTCACGCTGGACGGCCAGCAGCGGACGCTCGATTCTTCGATGCTGGTGATCGCCGACGCGAAGCGGGCGATCGGCATCGCCGGGGTGATGGGCGGCGAAAACTCGGAAGTGCGCGGCTCCACCACCGATATCGTTCTGGAAGCGGCCTCTTTTGATGCGGGTTCCGTGCGGCAAACGGGCAAAAAATTGGGTCTGCGCTCAGAAGCGCAAATGCGGTTTGAAAAAGGGATCGATCCGACCGTGCTGCGTCCCGCTCTGCAGCGAGCAGCTTGCTTGATCACGGAGTTAAGCGGCGGCGAATTGGCCGGCCCGCCTGTCGAGGTGGTGCAGCAGCCGGCTGAAGAGCTGGAAATTCAATTGCGCGTCAGCCGTACCAATCAGATTTTGGGCACAGACCTGACGGTGGATCAGATCGGGGCAATTTTGACAAGGCTCGGTTTTGCAACCGTGACTGTCGACGCTGACACATTCCGCGTCACGGTGCCGACCCGCCGGCCCGATATCACGCGCGAGATCGATCTGATCGAAGAGGTCGCAAGGCTGCACGGATATGATAAAATCGATACGACGATGCCGGAAGGCGTGCTGTCGCAGGGAGGGCTGTCGAAACAGCAGCGGCTCCGCCGGACGATTCGTGAACTGCTGACCGGAATGGGCCTGTTGGAAGTGTTGACCTACAGTTTCACCAACCCGACCTGGCTGGAGCCGCTTGGCCTCGAGGAGTCGTCGCCACTCCGTCAACAGCTGCCGCTGGCGCTGCCGATGTCGGATGAGCGCAAAGTGCTGCGGACGACCCTGCTGCCCAGTCTGGCGGAAGTGGTGCAATACAATCTAAACAGGAAAAATTTGGATATGGCGCTGTTTGAGATCGGCAAAGTGTTTTTTGCGAAAGATCTGCCAGTCACCGAACTGCCGAGTGAAGATGTGAAAGTGGCCGCGATTTTCACCGGTGCATTCGGCGGTCTGGCGATTGGGGAGAAGCCGCGCAAAGTTGATTTTTACACGGTCAAGGGAATTGTCGAAGCACTGCTGGCGAATCTGGGAATCAAACAGGTTCGCTATCAACCGGCGGCAGTTCCCGGCATGCATCCCGGCCGAACTGCATCGGTGGAAGCGGGAGGTGTAACACTTGGCTTTCTCGGGGCGCTGCATCCTGAGGTGACGGAAGCGTGGGACCTGAAGGAAACGTACTACTTCGAGCTGAATCTGGCGGCGTTGGAAGAAGCGGCGGAAGACAAAATCCTATTCCGCGCGTTGCCGAGATTCCCGGCGATCGAACGGGACATTGCGGTCGTCGTTCCGCTCGATGTGCCGGCAGGTTCGCTCGAACTGGCGATCCGGGAAGCGGCCGGCGAACTGCTGGAAGAGGTGCGTCTGTTCGACGTGTACCAGGGAGAGCAGGTGGAGACAGGCAAAAAATCGGTCGCCTTCTCCCTTGTCTACCGGGCGGAAGACCGCACGCTCACCGACGAAGAAGTGCAGGCGAGGCACAATCGGGTGATCGAGGCGCTGGAAAAAGGATTCCAGGCGGAGCTTCGGTCGTAG
- a CDS encoding MalY/PatB family protein: protein MRYDFDREINRLNTASEKWDGLEARFGVKNAIPMWVADMDFMSPAPIMEALQRRVAHGVFGYTMRPDSYYDSIVEWLKRRHDWHIEKEWIAHGPGVVPALSVLIGAFTQPGDKIIIQPPVYHAFFRIIRGQQREIVNNPLKWENGRYTMDFDDLEAKIDPAVKMLILCSPHNPVGRVWSWEELARLGEICGQHNILVISDEIHFDLVYRPNRHIPFASISQEFADRSITCISPSKTFNLLGLQTASVIIPNSQLRRAFQREIGRLAIGSPNTFGVVALESAYRHGEEWLEQLIEYLQGNVDLVSRYCQERIPQIKVIEPEGTYLVWLDCRELGLSAGELDRFMLDRAKVAMNGGHMFGQGGEGFMRMNIACPRALVEQALRQIEQAVQSLHGTK from the coding sequence AGTGAAAAATGGGACGGTTTGGAAGCGCGCTTTGGCGTGAAGAACGCAATTCCGATGTGGGTGGCGGACATGGATTTTATGTCTCCCGCGCCTATCATGGAAGCGTTGCAGCGGCGGGTGGCACACGGCGTCTTCGGTTACACGATGAGACCCGATTCGTATTATGACTCGATTGTCGAGTGGCTGAAAAGAAGGCATGATTGGCACATCGAGAAAGAATGGATCGCACATGGTCCCGGTGTAGTGCCGGCTCTTTCCGTGCTGATCGGAGCGTTTACACAACCGGGCGATAAAATCATCATCCAGCCGCCCGTCTACCATGCGTTTTTCCGCATCATCCGGGGGCAGCAGCGGGAAATCGTCAACAATCCGCTGAAATGGGAAAACGGGCGCTATACGATGGATTTTGACGATCTCGAAGCGAAAATCGACCCGGCCGTCAAAATGCTGATTCTTTGCAGTCCGCACAATCCGGTGGGGAGGGTCTGGAGCTGGGAAGAGCTTGCGCGGTTGGGGGAAATCTGCGGGCAGCACAACATTCTCGTCATTTCGGACGAAATTCATTTTGACCTCGTGTACAGGCCAAACAGGCATATCCCTTTTGCTTCCATCTCGCAAGAGTTTGCCGACCGCTCGATCACCTGCATTTCGCCCAGCAAAACGTTCAACCTGTTGGGGCTGCAAACCGCCAGCGTCATTATTCCGAACAGCCAGCTTCGCCGTGCGTTTCAGCGGGAGATCGGCCGGTTGGCCATCGGTTCGCCCAACACGTTTGGGGTCGTCGCCCTGGAGAGCGCCTATCGCCACGGCGAAGAATGGTTGGAGCAGTTGATCGAGTATCTGCAAGGAAACGTGGATTTGGTCAGCCGTTACTGTCAAGAACGGATTCCGCAAATCAAAGTGATCGAGCCGGAAGGCACCTACCTGGTCTGGCTGGATTGCCGGGAATTGGGGCTTTCCGCCGGAGAGCTGGACCGGTTTATGCTTGACCGGGCGAAGGTGGCAATGAATGGCGGCCATATGTTTGGCCAAGGCGGCGAAGGGTTTATGCGGATGAATATCGCGTGCCCGCGCGCCCTTGTGGAGCAAGCGCTGCGGCAAATCGAGCAGGCGGTCCAATCGCTGCACGGGACAAAATAA
- the pheS gene encoding phenylalanine--tRNA ligase subunit alpha: protein MKEQLQKLREQAMDELAKCEAQNELTEWKVQYLGKKGELTSILRGMGQLSPEKRPLVGQLVNDVRSALEHAYEQKEAELKRKALEEKLKAEAIDVTLPGRMVPVGVVHPLNRVIREIEDIFIGLGFEVAEGPEVETDYYNFEALNIPKNHPARDMQDTFYLTEEILMRTHTSPVQVRTLEAKKGTVPVRIICPGRVYRRDDDDATHSHLFTQVEGLVVDRQIRMSDLKGILLTFARQMFGPEQQIRLRPSYFPFTEPSTEVDVTCMACRGDGCRICKHTGWIEILGAGMVHPRVLEMAGYDSETYTGFAFGMGVERIAMLKYGVDDIRYFYVNDVRFLKQFASRS from the coding sequence ATGAAGGAGCAGCTGCAGAAGTTGCGCGAGCAGGCGATGGACGAGTTGGCGAAATGCGAAGCGCAAAACGAACTGACAGAGTGGAAAGTGCAGTATTTGGGCAAAAAAGGGGAGCTCACCTCGATTCTGCGAGGGATGGGGCAATTGTCTCCGGAGAAGCGCCCGCTGGTCGGACAGTTGGTAAACGACGTCCGTTCCGCTTTGGAACATGCCTATGAGCAGAAAGAAGCGGAATTGAAGCGGAAAGCGCTGGAAGAAAAACTGAAAGCGGAAGCGATCGATGTCACGCTTCCCGGGCGGATGGTTCCCGTCGGTGTTGTGCACCCGCTGAACCGAGTGATCCGGGAGATTGAGGACATTTTTATCGGACTCGGTTTCGAAGTGGCGGAAGGGCCGGAAGTGGAAACCGATTATTACAACTTTGAAGCGCTGAACATCCCGAAAAATCATCCGGCCCGCGACATGCAGGACACCTTTTATCTGACGGAAGAAATCCTCATGCGGACGCACACCTCGCCGGTGCAGGTGCGCACGCTGGAGGCGAAAAAGGGAACCGTGCCGGTTCGCATCATTTGTCCCGGCCGTGTCTACCGGCGGGACGACGATGACGCAACCCATTCCCACCTGTTTACGCAGGTGGAAGGGCTGGTCGTCGATCGCCAGATCCGGATGAGCGATCTGAAAGGGATTTTGCTGACATTCGCCCGCCAGATGTTCGGTCCGGAGCAGCAAATTCGCTTGCGTCCCAGCTATTTTCCGTTCACCGAGCCGAGCACCGAAGTGGATGTCACCTGCATGGCATGCCGCGGGGATGGCTGCCGGATTTGCAAGCATACCGGCTGGATTGAGATTTTGGGCGCTGGCATGGTGCATCCGCGCGTGCTCGAGATGGCTGGCTATGATTCGGAAACGTACACGGGCTTCGCGTTCGGTATGGGGGTCGAGCGAATTGCCATGCTCAAGTATGGCGTCGACGATATCCGCTATTTTTATGTGAACGATGTTCGTTTCCTCAAGCAATTTGCGAGTCGCTCGTAA